The following are from one region of the Arcobacter defluvii genome:
- a CDS encoding FecCD family ABC transporter permease has protein sequence MKAIIVLFIILIILSVFSLTLGQYDLSIKQIVQFLLYKLGFENIPNSQLIQNIIVEIRFPRIVGAILIGASLAISGVAFQSMFRNPLVSPGILGVLSGASFGAALGMIFFKDFLFIQASSFIFGILAVFIALFISMFNKQNQIILLILGGVVSSAFFSSLLSITKYMADPYDQLPAIVYWLMGSLALIDKHTIYIVTIPILLGIFLMIFLSKYLNILSLGDEEARSLGINVKLIRFVIILIATFISAFTVVLAGMIGWVGLVIPHIARLLFGSNNMIIVPISALLGGIYLLIIDNISRTLFSVEIPIGILTSLIGIPFFAYALKNVKKGWA, from the coding sequence ATGAAAGCTATTATAGTATTATTTATAATTCTTATTATACTTTCAGTATTTTCACTAACTTTAGGACAATATGATTTATCAATAAAACAAATTGTTCAATTTTTATTGTACAAATTGGGATTTGAAAATATACCAAATTCCCAATTGATACAAAACATAATTGTAGAAATACGATTTCCAAGAATAGTTGGTGCTATTTTAATAGGTGCATCTTTAGCAATTTCAGGAGTTGCATTTCAATCAATGTTTAGAAATCCTTTGGTATCTCCTGGTATTTTAGGAGTATTATCAGGAGCTTCTTTTGGAGCAGCTTTAGGAATGATTTTTTTTAAAGATTTTCTTTTCATTCAAGCTTCTTCTTTCATTTTTGGAATTTTAGCAGTTTTTATTGCTTTGTTTATTTCAATGTTTAATAAACAAAATCAAATAATTTTACTGATTTTAGGTGGAGTAGTAAGTTCTGCTTTTTTTAGCTCACTTTTATCAATTACAAAATATATGGCTGACCCTTATGACCAACTTCCTGCGATAGTTTATTGGCTTATGGGAAGTTTAGCTTTAATTGATAAACATACTATTTATATAGTAACTATTCCTATATTACTTGGGATTTTTTTAATGATATTTTTATCAAAATATTTAAATATTTTAAGTCTTGGTGATGAAGAAGCAAGAAGTTTAGGAATAAATGTAAAACTTATTCGTTTTGTCATTATTTTAATTGCAACATTTATAAGTGCATTTACTGTTGTACTTGCTGGAATGATTGGTTGGGTTGGACTTGTAATTCCTCATATTGCAAGATTATTATTTGGTTCAAATAATATGATTATTGTACCAATTAGTGCCCTACTTGGTGGAATTTATCTTTTAATCATTGATAATATTTCAAGAACTTTATTTAGTGTGGAAATTCCTATAGGAATTTTAACTTCGCTTATTGGTATTCCATTTTTTGCATATGCTTTAAAAAATGTAAAAAAAGGATGGGCTTAA
- a CDS encoding ABC transporter ATP-binding protein, whose product MFKVENLKFSYGKKEILKGVNFEINSSDIISILGPNGCGKTTLLKILLGFLKPNSGEVYFENRPIREIKIKEFCQKVAYIPQIHNGAFGYLVKDVVLMGRMPYKSLFSNFNKEDKKIALEALEIMGIANLKDEIYTTLSGGQKQLILIARAIAQQADIFIMDEPVNGLDFGNQYKLLNKIKELSKKDLTFIKTSHHPDHVFFASNEAIFLNEGKILEKGKPIDIINEENIEKVYNLKSKIEHLHDRKICMAI is encoded by the coding sequence ATGTTTAAAGTTGAGAATTTAAAATTTTCTTATGGTAAAAAAGAGATTCTAAAAGGAGTTAATTTTGAGATTAATTCTAGTGATATTATCTCAATTTTAGGTCCAAATGGTTGTGGGAAAACAACTTTATTAAAAATCTTATTAGGTTTTTTAAAACCAAATTCTGGAGAAGTTTATTTTGAAAATAGACCAATAAGAGAAATAAAAATAAAAGAATTTTGCCAAAAAGTTGCTTACATTCCTCAAATTCACAATGGTGCATTTGGCTACTTAGTAAAAGATGTAGTTTTAATGGGAAGAATGCCTTATAAATCACTCTTTTCTAATTTTAATAAAGAAGATAAAAAGATTGCTTTAGAAGCTTTGGAAATAATGGGGATTGCCAACTTAAAAGATGAAATATATACAACTTTAAGTGGTGGGCAAAAACAGTTGATTTTAATAGCAAGAGCTATCGCTCAACAAGCAGATATATTTATTATGGACGAGCCTGTTAATGGTTTAGATTTTGGAAATCAATATAAACTACTAAATAAAATAAAAGAGTTATCTAAAAAAGATTTAACTTTTATAAAAACAAGTCACCATCCAGACCATGTTTTTTTTGCTTCAAATGAAGCAATATTTTTAAATGAAGGAAAAATTTTAGAAAAAGGTAAACCAATAGATATTATCAATGAAGAAAATATTGAAAAAGTTTACAATTTAAAATCAAAAATTGAACATTTGCATGATAGAAAAATTTGTATGGCTATTTAA
- a CDS encoding ABC transporter substrate-binding protein: MKTKFLFLLFIIFNISLYSKTIVDMSNTKVEVPNKIERIFGSAPPTTFLVALYNPNLLVGLNFPAINENNIADEKYLGKYFMNLPVIGGWHGNQKGANLEKLLSLNTQIILAWQNNFLFQKVENSLGKIDIPIVMIDADNLPKTPQTFRFLGELLDNQKRGEELASYAEETLNYIEEMTKNISKDKEVSFYYAQGHNGLQSDCQDSFHTTQFRFIKAKNIFECVQKNIVGMENLSFETILKANPEYIIVQSPQFYKQIFTDTNWQMLDAVKQKKVYLVPRVPFNWIDRPPSFMRLLGIHWLSSIMYKDYYKKDIKEEIKKFYKLFFNFDLDEKTLENISKGAL, from the coding sequence ATGAAAACTAAATTTTTATTTCTATTATTTATAATATTTAATATCTCTTTGTATTCAAAAACTATTGTAGATATGAGTAATACAAAGGTTGAAGTTCCAAATAAAATAGAAAGAATATTTGGTTCAGCACCGCCTACAACATTTTTAGTTGCATTATATAATCCAAATTTATTAGTTGGATTAAATTTTCCAGCAATTAATGAAAACAATATTGCAGATGAAAAATATTTAGGAAAATATTTTATGAATCTTCCTGTTATTGGTGGTTGGCATGGAAATCAAAAAGGTGCAAATTTAGAAAAACTTTTAAGTTTAAATACTCAAATTATTTTGGCTTGGCAAAATAACTTTTTATTCCAAAAAGTCGAAAATAGCCTTGGAAAAATTGATATTCCAATTGTTATGATTGATGCAGATAATTTACCTAAAACACCCCAAACTTTTAGATTTTTAGGAGAATTACTTGATAATCAAAAAAGAGGTGAAGAGTTAGCAAGTTATGCAGAAGAGACTTTAAATTATATTGAAGAAATGACAAAAAATATTTCAAAAGACAAAGAAGTAAGCTTTTATTATGCTCAAGGACACAATGGTTTACAAAGTGATTGTCAAGATTCTTTTCATACAACACAATTTAGATTTATTAAAGCAAAAAATATTTTTGAATGTGTACAAAAAAATATTGTTGGAATGGAAAATTTAAGTTTTGAAACTATTTTAAAAGCAAATCCAGAATATATTATTGTTCAATCTCCCCAATTTTATAAACAAATTTTTACAGATACCAACTGGCAAATGCTAGATGCAGTAAAACAAAAAAAAGTATATTTAGTACCAAGAGTTCCATTTAATTGGATTGATAGACCACCCTCTTTTATGAGATTACTAGGTATTCACTGGTTAAGTTCTATTATGTATAAAGATTATTATAAAAAAGATATAAAAGAAGAAATTAAAAAGTTTTATAAACTTTTCTTTAATTTTGATTTAGATGAAAAAACTTTAGAAAATATTTCAAAAGGTGCTTTATAA
- a CDS encoding ribonuclease HII gives MLCGIDEAGRGPIAGPLVVAGAILLENIEGLNDSKVLTEKKREKLFEEIIEKSKYHIVFSDAKMIDEKGISYCLKNSILEIMEKLKEFSNEFLMDGNTSFGITTLQHKIKADATIKEVSAASILAKVSRDRFMDDISSLYPNYDFHKHKGYGTKAHIEAIKKFGKSDIHRISFKLKALGEVEIGIQKSLF, from the coding sequence ATGTTATGTGGCATTGATGAAGCAGGACGCGGACCAATTGCGGGTCCTTTAGTAGTTGCAGGTGCAATACTTCTTGAAAATATTGAAGGATTAAATGATTCAAAAGTTTTAACTGAAAAAAAAAGAGAAAAACTTTTTGAAGAAATAATTGAAAAATCAAAATATCATATAGTCTTTAGTGATGCTAAAATGATTGATGAAAAAGGAATTAGTTATTGTTTAAAAAATTCAATTCTTGAAATTATGGAAAAATTAAAAGAATTTAGCAATGAATTTTTAATGGATGGAAATACTTCTTTTGGAATTACAACTTTACAACACAAAATAAAAGCTGATGCAACAATAAAAGAAGTAAGTGCAGCTTCAATTTTAGCAAAAGTAAGCCGAGATAGATTTATGGATGATATTTCATCACTCTATCCAAATTATGATTTTCATAAACATAAAGGTTATGGAACAAAAGCTCATATTGAAGCAATTAAAAAATTTGGAAAAAGCGATATTCATAGAATCAGTTTTAAACTAAAAGCTTTAGGTGAAGTTGAAATAGGTATTCAAAAAAGTCTATTTTAG
- a CDS encoding ABC transporter substrate-binding protein: protein MKKSYFLIIFTLFLFIITISYSYFYKKEDVIKIGFVGALTAKYSVLGNAMMNGIILAFEEENYKINGKEIELIFKDDKKDIEVNKKIVNDFINQGIKIVIGNVTSSMTKISMSIINEHKDMFMISAASASNEFSGIDDQFFRVHVANNEQRFSSFATYIKDSGFKKIYGIYDPENVTYTKDYLENFEKSFLLHGGKKFIQYSKIGNLDFLLKDIKEKNPDLLLICANSVDAARVVQYLRINGIFTQIASSEWAMTSTFIENSGKYSEGIIFNIDYDENSKKDEFVKFVNNFENKYKTFPSMYAVKGYELAKIIIELLKMGNETELKKNILLKKEFNGLQNTITFDEFGDVVREFNTYKIINGKFEKIK from the coding sequence ATGAAAAAAAGTTATTTTCTAATCATATTTACTTTATTCCTTTTTATAATAACGATATCATATAGTTATTTTTATAAAAAAGAAGATGTGATAAAAATTGGATTTGTAGGAGCTCTAACTGCAAAATATTCTGTTTTAGGAAATGCAATGATGAATGGAATTATTTTAGCTTTTGAAGAAGAAAATTACAAAATAAATGGAAAAGAAATAGAACTTATTTTTAAAGATGATAAAAAAGATATAGAAGTAAATAAAAAAATCGTAAATGATTTTATAAATCAAGGAATAAAAATAGTCATAGGAAATGTAACAAGTAGTATGACAAAAATTTCAATGTCAATAATCAATGAACATAAAGATATGTTTATGATTTCAGCAGCTTCAGCAAGTAATGAATTTTCAGGAATTGATGACCAGTTTTTTAGAGTTCATGTAGCAAATAATGAACAAAGATTTTCAAGTTTTGCAACATATATAAAAGATTCAGGTTTTAAAAAAATTTATGGAATTTATGATCCTGAAAATGTAACATATACAAAAGATTATTTAGAAAATTTTGAAAAAAGTTTTTTACTTCATGGAGGAAAGAAGTTTATACAGTATTCAAAGATAGGAAATTTAGATTTTTTATTAAAAGATATAAAAGAAAAAAATCCAGATTTATTACTTATTTGTGCAAATTCAGTAGATGCAGCAAGAGTAGTACAATATTTAAGAATAAATGGAATTTTTACTCAAATTGCTTCATCTGAATGGGCAATGACTTCTACATTTATAGAAAATAGTGGTAAATATAGTGAAGGAATAATTTTTAATATCGATTATGATGAAAACTCAAAAAAAGATGAGTTCGTAAAATTTGTTAATAATTTTGAGAATAAATATAAAACTTTTCCTTCGATGTACGCGGTTAAGGGATATGAATTAGCCAAAATAATTATTGAACTTCTAAAAATGGGAAATGAAACAGAACTTAAAAAAAATATTTTATTAAAAAAAGAGTTTAATGGACTTCAAAATACTATAACTTTTGATGAATTTGGTGATGTTGTAAGAGAATTTAATACTTATAAAATAATTAATGGAAAGTTTGAAAAAATAAAATGA
- a CDS encoding MTH1187 family thiamine-binding protein, whose protein sequence is MSILMEMSMFPTDKSESKSKEVAEVIRIVRDSGANYQLTAMATIIETNTLKEALELVEKCYSKLEELGCNRVYATLKFDIRKGHENRLKTKIESVEKHIGEVSK, encoded by the coding sequence ATGAGTATTTTAATGGAAATGTCTATGTTCCCTACAGATAAAAGTGAAAGTAAAAGTAAAGAAGTTGCTGAAGTAATAAGAATAGTAAGAGATAGTGGAGCAAATTATCAGTTAACAGCTATGGCAACTATTATTGAAACAAATACTTTAAAAGAGGCTTTAGAATTAGTAGAAAAATGTTATTCAAAATTGGAAGAATTAGGTTGTAATAGAGTATATGCAACACTTAAATTTGATATTAGAAAAGGTCATGAAAATAGACTTAAAACAAAAATAGAATCAGTTGAAAAACATATAGGAGAAGTTTCAAAATAG
- the msrA gene encoding peptide-methionine (S)-S-oxide reductase MsrA, with the protein MINKAYFAAGCFWGVEYHFEKLKGVISAISGYMGGSIPNPTYEIVCSGFSGHLEAVEITYDETIVSFEELAKLFFEIHDFTQTNGQGPDIGSQYLSAIFYLDEKQKDISENLICELENKGFKVATSVYPYTTFYEAEEYHQNYYERHQKMPYCHSYKKIF; encoded by the coding sequence ATGATAAATAAAGCATATTTCGCAGCAGGTTGTTTTTGGGGAGTAGAGTATCATTTTGAAAAATTAAAGGGTGTAATTAGTGCAATTTCTGGTTATATGGGTGGAAGTATTCCTAATCCAACTTATGAAATAGTTTGTAGTGGTTTTTCAGGACATTTAGAAGCAGTAGAAATAACTTATGATGAAACAATTGTAAGTTTTGAGGAATTAGCTAAGTTGTTTTTTGAAATACATGATTTTACTCAAACTAATGGACAAGGTCCAGATATTGGAAGTCAATATTTATCAGCAATTTTTTATTTAGATGAGAAACAAAAAGATATTAGTGAAAATTTAATTTGTGAACTAGAAAATAAAGGGTTTAAAGTAGCTACTTCTGTTTATCCTTATACAACTTTTTATGAAGCAGAAGAATATCATCAAAATTACTATGAAAGACATCAAAAGATGCCTTATTGTCATAGTTATAAAAAAATATTTTAG
- a CDS encoding globin → MEPNNVFINLKHETITDIKSFSNCDPTQKFNADGVKPIMIDFIYPEVPFPPKTIFKEFGEENIKKMVFHHHNLLKKSSIGHLFSQNDEMFEIVTNRTAEFFMEALGAPERYTSQYGHPHLRSRHFPFSIDEQARDIWLMFYKKTLKEVNFPKVYIKEFWEWIESLSLRMINRRTMMEAPKRYPYKDIAHEFEKGEKDEN, encoded by the coding sequence ATGGAACCAAATAATGTATTCATTAATTTAAAACACGAAACAATCACAGATATAAAAAGTTTTAGTAACTGTGATCCTACACAAAAATTTAATGCTGATGGTGTAAAACCTATCATGATTGATTTTATCTATCCAGAAGTACCATTTCCTCCAAAAACAATTTTTAAAGAGTTTGGAGAAGAAAATATAAAAAAAATGGTTTTTCATCATCATAATCTATTAAAAAAAAGTTCTATTGGTCATCTTTTTTCTCAAAATGATGAAATGTTTGAAATTGTAACAAATAGAACAGCGGAATTTTTCATGGAAGCTTTAGGAGCACCAGAAAGATATACTTCACAATATGGACATCCTCATCTTCGATCAAGACATTTTCCATTTTCTATAGATGAACAAGCAAGAGATATATGGTTAATGTTTTATAAAAAAACATTAAAAGAAGTGAATTTTCCAAAAGTATATATTAAAGAATTTTGGGAATGGATTGAATCTTTATCTTTAAGAATGATAAATCGAAGAACTATGATGGAAGCACCTAAAAGATACCCTTATAAAGATATTGCTCATGAATTTGAAAAAGGAGAGAAAGATGAAAACTAA
- a CDS encoding PAS domain-containing sensor histidine kinase: protein MKKEISLKKHIQNILISFSIFITIAISLLSIINFYFSKLTIIEHNQKQILFQIESEVKKFLTQIYNISLYIKNNYKDNNSLLKNIVETNTNISSILVLDDSGVIKDFYATTNLNIYKGFDYSKQNYFLGLKKGKSDYWSNVFLSTVDEEPAISYSFKFDNKVVVLMIRLKEISEFISRFKNQNDTHMVKIFDENGILVLNPNNPDLVLQRFNEKTKEVFTKLIDKLPSYYFTIFNSSLNNENLYGTYTTIEKTDWKIVVSESYDLILKSLSGIVLVMFLSMLIFILLAISLSLKISKRIFNSFDELQKTTTNISNGNYDINIKDSYYNEFNLLLNSFNKMKIEIDKREESLEASLDSFKSLFNSTMEIMIIHDKGICVDANNVAIKFLQLNNKDELLGKNLLEFVDENYKELLIKNYVKNTLPYEFEIVINNQKFTCLGQGKFLKLNGRVVKLSTLIDITELKDKDKLLSQQSKMAAMGEMIENIAHQWRQPLSLISTCASGIKFEKEFNKTISDERLVESLNLIVDNTQYLSKTIDDFRNFFKADKNIENYCVNKSINKVLNLLKSSIENHNIKIETKNIENLIINGYPNEFLQVIINILNNSKDALLNQDKNKRFIDINTYIKNKKCFVEISDNGGGLEDEVISKVFEPYFTTKHKSQGTGIGLYMSHQIIVEHMKGGIDIKNMDFIKNDEVYKGCMVILEIPINEKYNLDFHI, encoded by the coding sequence ATGAAAAAAGAGATAAGCTTAAAAAAGCATATTCAAAATATTTTAATATCTTTTTCTATTTTTATAACTATTGCTATTAGTTTACTTTCAATAATAAATTTTTATTTTTCAAAACTTACGATAATAGAACATAATCAAAAACAGATTTTATTTCAAATTGAATCAGAAGTAAAAAAATTTTTAACTCAAATTTATAATATATCATTGTATATAAAAAACAATTATAAAGATAATAACAGTCTTTTAAAAAATATAGTTGAAACAAATACAAATATTTCAAGTATTTTAGTTTTAGATGATAGTGGTGTAATTAAAGATTTTTATGCAACAACGAATTTAAATATTTATAAAGGATTTGATTATTCAAAACAGAACTACTTTCTTGGCTTGAAAAAAGGAAAAAGTGATTATTGGTCTAATGTTTTTTTATCAACAGTTGATGAAGAACCAGCAATTTCTTATAGTTTTAAATTTGATAATAAAGTTGTTGTATTGATGATAAGATTAAAAGAAATTTCTGAATTTATTTCAAGATTTAAAAATCAAAATGATACTCATATGGTAAAAATATTTGATGAAAATGGAATTTTAGTTTTAAATCCGAATAACCCAGATTTAGTGTTACAAAGATTTAATGAAAAAACAAAAGAAGTATTTACAAAATTAATAGATAAATTGCCATCATATTATTTTACAATATTTAATAGTAGTCTTAATAATGAAAATTTATATGGAACATATACAACTATAGAAAAAACAGATTGGAAAATAGTTGTAAGTGAGAGTTATGATTTGATATTGAAGTCTTTATCTGGCATTGTTTTGGTAATGTTTTTGAGTATGTTGATATTCATTTTATTAGCTATTAGTTTATCATTAAAAATTTCAAAAAGAATTTTTAACTCTTTTGATGAATTACAAAAAACTACAACAAATATTTCAAATGGAAATTATGATATTAATATCAAAGATTCATATTACAATGAATTTAATTTATTATTAAATAGTTTTAATAAAATGAAAATAGAGATTGATAAAAGAGAAGAGTCTTTAGAAGCTTCGTTAGATAGTTTTAAATCTTTATTTAATTCAACTATGGAAATTATGATAATTCATGATAAAGGAATTTGTGTAGATGCAAATAATGTGGCAATTAAATTTTTACAATTAAATAATAAAGATGAATTATTAGGTAAAAATCTTTTAGAGTTTGTTGATGAAAATTATAAAGAATTATTAATAAAAAATTATGTAAAAAATACTTTACCATATGAATTTGAAATAGTTATAAATAATCAAAAATTTACTTGTCTAGGACAAGGAAAATTTTTAAAATTAAATGGTAGAGTTGTTAAACTATCAACTTTGATAGATATTACAGAGTTAAAAGATAAAGACAAATTACTTTCTCAACAATCAAAAATGGCTGCAATGGGTGAAATGATAGAAAATATTGCTCATCAATGGCGACAACCTTTAAGTTTGATAAGTACTTGTGCAAGTGGAATCAAATTTGAAAAAGAGTTCAATAAAACTATTAGTGATGAAAGATTGGTGGAATCTTTGAATTTAATAGTTGATAATACACAGTATCTTTCTAAAACGATAGATGATTTTAGAAATTTTTTTAAAGCTGATAAAAATATTGAAAATTATTGTGTAAATAAAAGTATTAATAAAGTATTAAACCTTTTGAAATCGAGTATTGAAAATCATAATATAAAAATTGAAACAAAAAATATTGAAAATTTAATAATAAATGGTTATCCAAATGAATTTTTACAAGTAATAATAAATATTTTAAATAATTCAAAAGATGCTTTATTAAATCAAGATAAAAATAAAAGATTTATTGATATAAATACTTATATAAAAAATAAAAAATGTTTTGTAGAAATATCTGATAATGGTGGTGGACTAGAAGATGAAGTGATATCAAAAGTTTTTGAACCTTATTTTACTACAAAACACAAATCTCAAGGAACTGGAATAGGATTATATATGTCTCATCAAATTATTGTTGAGCATATGAAAGGAGGAATAGATATTAAGAATATGGATTTTATAAAGAATGATGAAGTATATAAAGGTTGTATGGTTATCTTAGAAATTCCAATAAATGAAAAATATAATTTGGATTTTCATATATAA